Below is a genomic region from Candidatus Gastranaerophilales bacterium.
GATGTAATTTCTTCCGTTGAAATATCAACAGGAGTTAGGCTTGAAGTTTCAATTCCTGCTTCTTTGAGTTCTTTTTCAATCTCGTTTAAAGCAGGGTCAAGTTCTCTACGGCGAGATTTGAAGGCTTCAATTTGCTCAGCCATTTTTTCAAGGTCACTTGTATAAACATTTTTTTGTTTTTCAAGCTCCAGAAGTTCTGTTTGTACGGCATCACGTTCTGTTTGAAGTTTTACAAGCTTTTCGCCAAGTTCTTGAATTTTGGAATTTAGTTCTTTAATTTTGCTTTCAAGCACTTTTATATCTTGTATGTATTGAACTTTGTCTTCTTCAAGCTTTTTGTTATCTTTTAGAAGACTTTCGATTTGTTCTTCTTTAGTTTTTATAACGTCGTTGCTAAAATCAATTTCACGATTTAAATCGTTGATATCATTTTGACAAGAGAGGACTTTAGACTGATATTTTTTGATTGAATTTTCAACAGATTCAGTCATTTCTTTAAGTTTGGCAAGTTCACCCTCACTCATTTTGCTTTCGATTTCTTTGATTTCTTCTTCTGTTTGGAGTGTTTTTTCATTAATTTCAATGAGTTTGCTTTCAAAAGAATCAAGTTTTTTCTCAAGTTCTATGGTTTTAGGTTGAAGATTTTTAATTAAGGCTTCTCTTTCAACGATTTTTTTGTCATTTTCTTCAGAGTTTTTAATAAGGTTAGAAAGTTCCATTTTAGCCCCGTTTAAGGTATTCAATGAATTAGAATAATCTACTCTTACTTTTTCTTGTTTAACTTCAAGTTCTTTCTTTTTGGCTTCAAGTTCAGCATAGTTTTTCTCAAAATCTTTAAGACGTTTTTTGAAAGTATCGAGTTCATCGTTTTGATTTTGGCTGAATTTCAAACCTGTTTGAGCTCGAGAGCCGCCTGTTATAGAGCCTGATTTTTCGAACAAAGAGCCGTCGAGGGTGACCATTCGGTAATGTCCGATTAATTTTCTTGCACATTCATAATCTTCTACAACTAAGGTTTCTCCCAAAGCGTGATAAAATGCGTCTAAATATTCATCATCAAAATCAATGAGGTTTATTGCAAAATCAACAACGCCCTTGTCTTTTGGCAGCCTTAAGCTTGAAGGTGCTTTTCTTATTTTGTTTAAGGGCAAGAAAGTCGCACTACCGGCTCTTGCTGATTTCAAAATGTCGATAGCTACTTTAGCAACGTGCTCATCGTCTACAACAATATTTTTCATTCTTCCGCCCATAGCGATTTCAAGAGCTGTTGAATATTCTTTATCAACTTTTCCGAGTTGTAAAAGTGGAGCGTGGACGCCGTCTAGTTTTGCGTTTAGGACAGTTTCAATGGCACGTCCCAAGTTGATTTCTTCGTAAGCATTTTTTTGAGCTTCCAGTTGAGAAATTTTACGGTATGCCATTTGAATATTGTAACCGAGGTCGTTGGTTTCATTTTTGGTTTTGTCGAGCTCGTACATTACATTTTGTTGAACGATTTTGTAGTCTTCAAGCTCTTGAGAAAGTTCTTTGACTTGAAGCTCCAGTTTATCTTTATTGCCTGCAAAATTTGCACTGAAATCATTGAATTCGTTAATTAAGTTTTTAGAATCTTCAATTTCTCTTTTTGCATTAGAAAGCTCTGTTTCCAAAGGGATAGATTCTTTTTGGATATTAAGCTCATCATCTTTTAATTTTTCAAGTGTTTTTCTTAAAGAATTACGTTTTTCTATGTGTTGTTCAGCGGTTTGGGTCAAACCTGATGCTTCTTGAAGTATTCTGTTAAGTTCGTTTTCTTGGGATTTTATATTGTTTTCAATATCTTTAATTTCAGCTTTTTTTGCTTCAATTTTGGAATTTGTTGCATTGATTTTATTTTTTAAATTTTCAATACCGTTTTTGGCATTTTCAATAGTTCTCAAGTTGTCATGAATGTTTTTGTCAGCATAATTTGAGGCAGTAGTTTTTCTTTCGATTTGCCCTTTTAATTCTTCAACTTGTTTTTTTGTTTCTATTTGTTCGGCTTCGCCGTTTGTTTTCACAAGTTCAGCTATTTCGTCATATTTTGTTTGAACGGAAGCAAGTTTCTTTTGGAGTTCTTTTAGGCTGAATTCTTCTTCTTTTTTCTTTTTATTGCAGTCTAAAATGCTTTCGTGAACTTTTTCAATAGAGCGTTTAATATCGAAATATTTTACTGTTGTAATTTGGCTTTCTAAGGCATTTTTTTCTTGTTTAAGCTTTTGATATTTAAGAGCGACTTCTCTTTCTTGAGCCAGTTGTTCAATCCTAGTTGTGATTTCATTAAGGATGATAGTTGACTTTTCGACTCTTTGTTCAACTGTTTCAAGCTCGTTAGAGGCTTGCTCTATTCGTCTGTCGAAGTCTGCGACGCCTGCAATTTCGTCAATAATTTTTCTTCTGTCATTAGCAGAGCAGTTTGTAATACTGGTAACGTCACCTTGCATCATTACGTTGTAGCTGTTGGGTGTAATGTTATATTTTTCAAGTTTTGAGTGAATGTCGCTTAGTGTTGTGATTTTATCATTTAGGTAATAGATACTGTTGAAACCTTGATTAGATTTTCTAATTCGTCTTGCGATTTTGAGTTCTTCTTCGTCGTCTTTTTCTGCACCGAAAGAAACCCGTACATAAGCTTCGTTTCTATTTGTATGGGTTGATATAAGGTGAAAGAGTTTTTCTGCTCTCAAGGTTCTTGAAGTAGAAAGTCCCAATGCAAACAAGACACTGTCAATAATGTTACTTTTTCCTGAACCATTCGGACCTGATATGGTCGTGAAGCCTTTCAGAAAAGGAATAGTAACATCGCTCGCAAAGGATTTAAAGTTATCTACCTCTAGCTCTTTAATGTACATTCTTAAATTGTTTTACCCAAGTCGACTTTTATACGTATATATCTATCTATTAAACAACAAATACATGTAATAGTCAAAATCGTAAACTATATTTTACAATGCTATCGCAAGAGTGGAAAATTTGTCGATTCGAGTTGCGTTTGCTGTTATTTAAGCTAAATTCTGACTTACTTTTGTTTATTTAGGCTCCAACCTACTTGTAAAAAAGTAAACAAATATAAAAAAGCTTTTTGTTTTTAAAAAAATAATGTAGAATGTTTAAAGAAATAGTGTGCGAGAATAGGCGTCAATATGGCAAAATTTGATATAATTAGATTTTTAAAAGAAGCTGTCGAAAAAGGTGCATCAGATATACATTTGAGAACTGATGAGCCACCTGCATTAAGGAAAGACAGCAAAATTTTCAAAACAAATCTTGAACCTTTGTCAGAGTCAGATATGTTTGCTATTATTGATACGCTTTTGCCGGTAAGCATTAAAAATAAAGCTTTTGAAGTTTTTGATTTAGACTTTGCTTATGAGATAAAAGGCGTTTCTCGTTTTAGAGTCAATCTTTCACGTGAACTCGGCAGAATGTCTATGGTTATAAGGGTTATTTCATACGAAATTTTGAGTTTTGATGAGCTTAATCTTCCAAAATCAATAGAAAATTTTTCTCATTTAACCAATGGTATTGTCTTGATTACAGGTCCTACAGGAAGTGGAAAATCTACAACCATTGCTTCTTTACTTGATTATATTAATGAACATTATCAAAAACATATTATAACGATAGAAGACCCTGTTGAGTATATTTATACAGATAAAAAATCAATTTTTACTCAACGCCAAATTGAAATAGATACGGCGTCTTTTCCTGATGGAGTTAAATATGCTCTAAGACAGGATCCTGATGTTATTTTAATCGGTGAAATCCGTGATAGAGAAACTATGCAAAGTGCTCTTAAAGCTTCTGAAACAGGTCACTTGGTTTTTGCGACACTGCACACAAATGATGCCGTGCAAACCGTAAACAGAATTGTAAATTTCTTTGACCCTCAAGATAGAGATTTCGTCAGAAAACAACTCGCAGAAACTTTAAAAGGTACTGTTGCTCAAAAACTTCTTCCTAAAAAAGATGCAAAAGGTCGTGTACCTGCTTGCGAAGTTCTTGTTGTTACTCCTACGGTCAAGGATTTCATCATAAAAGATGAAGTGGATAAAATTTATGAACTTGTTAAAAAAGGTTCATTTAACGATATGATTACCCTGAACATGTCTTTGTTCAGTATGATTTCAAACGGTGTTATAACTCGTGAAGACGGCTTGTATGCAAGTGATAACCAAAATGAATTGGAACAGTATCTTCGTGGAGCGTTCCATGGCACAAATTTCAACCCGAGGTCAAATCTTTAATTATGGCTCAAAATTTTGTTACAGATGCAATTAATTTAAGGTCATACAATTTGAGTGAAGCTGACAAAATTGTCGTTATGTATTCAAAAGAAAAAGGGCTTATAAAAGGTGTTGCAAAAGGAACCAAAAAGCCTACAAGCAAACTCGGTGCACGTATGGATATGCTCGTTGCTAATAAATTGATGCTTCATAAAGGAAAAAATCTCGATACTATTTGTCAGGCAGAGGCTTTAAATACGTTTTTAAACCTTAGGCAGGATATGGATAAGCTTTTTTATTCTATGTATTGCTCTGAAATTGTCAACAATTTCGGCATTGAAAATGACCCAAACAGCTTCGAAGTCTATGATTTGTTTTATAATTTTTTAAATACCCTTGCTGCTACTACAAAAAAAGAGGATATTCTGCTTTCCGTCTTAAGGTTTCAACTTAAAATGATGTATCTCTCAGGGTATTCTTTGGAGCTTGATTCTTGTTCAAAATGTGGCGAAAAATTAGGCGAAGAAAATTTGTATTTTGCGTTTGAACACGGCGGCTTAATCTGCTCCAATTGCCGTTCTACAAGTGTCAATGCAATAAAATTCCACTACAAAATAAAAGACTTTCTTAAGACTTTGCAATCTTTGGACTTTAATCAAAAAACACGCTATGATGATTTGGCAACAGAAAGAATTTGCGATTTTTGTTTTAATCTGTTGAAAAAACACATAGAATATCATTCCCCAAAGAAGTTTAAAACTACGGGAATATTAGAGGGAATTAAATAAAAAACGGGAGAGATTTGTTATGAATTTAGCAGAATATATTGAACATACACTTTTAAAGCCTGATGCAACCAACGAAGATTTGAAAAAACTTTTTGAAGAAGCAAAAAACCATAAGTTTAAAGGCGTATGCGTAAATCCTGTAAATGTAAAAATGGCAAAATCATACTTAAATGCAACCAACGTTGAAGTTGTTACGGTTGTAGGTTTCCCTCTAGGAGCTTCACTGCCTGAAGTTAAAGCTTTTGAAGCCAAAAAAGCTATCGAAGACGGTGCCGATGAAATTGATATGGTTATTTCAATCCAAGGTGTTAAAAATAAAGATTGGGATTTTGTTAAAAAAGATATCGAAGCTGTAAGGTCTGCGACTATCGGACATATCCTAAAAGTGATTTTGGAAACAGATTTGCTTGATGAAGATGAAATAATTAAAGCGTGTGAAGTAGCAATCGATGCCAAAGCTGACTTCGTAAAAACATCAACAGGATTTGTTAAAAATGGTGTTGGTGCAAAAGTTGATGATGTTCAAATAATGAGTAATGTTGTAAGTGCTAAAGGCTTGCAAGTAAAAGCTTCTGGCGGTATTCGTGATAAAGAAAAAGCAATAGCCTTAATTGAAGCTGGTGCGGTAAGACTTGGCACAAGCTCAGGCGTTAAAATTAACTCATAAGTTAAGCAGTTAAAATTTTATACGAAGATTTTTCAATTTTATCTATAATTTTTTGCGTTATCTTTTTTGGTTCAACAGGTTTTTCTATCATTCCAACGTTGAGATTTTTTCTGATGCAACTTTGAATAAATCTTGTACCGAAAATAAATAGAGGAACTGCAATAGAAGCGATTTTCAATACAGATTTTTGAAAATCTGAAAGCTCAAAACTTTTTTTAGAAGTTTCACTCGATTGCTTAGTTGATTGTTCGCCTTTGAATTTAGGGCGAGAAACATAGTTTGTCATTAATGCAGGTGTAGTAGAAGAAATATTCATTTTTTGCTCACTTATTTTTATTTTACAGGTTATTTTATTTTTGATTATTATAAATTTTGTTTAAGAACTTCAAGTCCTGATTTTTCGATATCGGGTGTATTTACTTCAAATACATGGATTCTGGCAGCACCCAAGTCCACATTGATTTTTCCGTCTTGAGCTTGGACTTCGCTGTTATCTCCATAGGTAGGAAGTAAATTTTGAAGTTTTTTATTTCCGCTCAATCCGGGGATATTGACGCTTCCTTTTTGTCTTTCATTGATATTTCTGTTTGCAACGACAACAAGAGTTTTGCCGTTTAAGTGTCTTGCAAAAGCGATAACTTGGTCATTAGGGTCATTTTCAACTTTCAAAGGAATAAATGAACCGTGAGTGATAACATCTTTGTGATCAGCTCTCATTTTTAGTGATGCTTCCATGAAATCACCGACTTCAGGATGTTTGCCGACAAGCGGTCTTGAGAAATTGAAGATATCAGGTCTTCCTTTATGAACTGTGCATTCATGGTTTTTAGTGTTTGTTTGAGTATCAGTTTGACCTTCAAAGTCATACAAATAATCATCACCTGATTGGTAGCCATCCATATAATATGGGTTTGTCATAGGTAATGTGGCTTGCAAGCCTGATACAAGGTTGATGAATTTAGGTCCACCGCTGAACATTAAAGATATGTCATCGTGTGTGCCGAAAGAACCGATTAAAGATTTACCTTTTTCAAGTCCTTGTGACATTTGCAAATTTTCTTTTACATAATTTGTCAATTCGCTTGCTTTTGTCCATTCGTGGAAAATATGATATTGACCGTAATAGCTGTCAAATCCTGCACGTAGGCAATCTTCAGGTCTGTCATAATTCATGTTTAATTGAGGTGAAGCGTCTTCGTATGTGTAGCTTTCAGCTAACCATGCAAATTCAGGGTCTTTTTGTCTTGAATAAGGAATGATAATATCCCAAAATTCTGTTGGTTTAGTTCTTGCTACGTCTGAACGAATACCGTCAAATCCGTAGTCTACGCACATATCAACAAATTTTTTGTGTAAATCAACTAATTCAGGATTTAATTCTTTTTTTGTTTCATCTTTCCAAGGATTGAACATTCTGATATCATTCCAACCTTGAGGAGTTTTTGCTAATCCGTTTCTTTCAAAAGCCATTAACTCAGGATGTTGTTGGAATAAATCGTAAGATGCACAACTAGGCAAATCAAGCATTACGTGAATGCCACGTTTGTGAGCTTCTTGGATAAATCCTTTAAGTTCTTCTTCAACGCTGCGAGGATCGTTTTTGTCATCTAATGCAGGGTCGATTTTCAAGAAATCTTGAGGTGCATATAGTGAACCGGCTGTACCCATAGCGTTTTCAATTCCGGGAGGGTTAATTGGAAGAACGTGAAGAGTATTAATTCCCAACTTTTTCATTTCATCAAGTTTGCCAACGGCATTGACGAAAGTACCTTGCTCGTCATTTCCTCTTATTAGCTGGTTGCCTTCTTTATCTTTAGCATTGAAGGTTCTTGGAATTATACCCATAATAACTGCTTCGTTATTTTTAAATAAAGATCTTAAATCATTGTGCCAAGCAACATTTTCTGTTTTTTTGCCATCAACAGCTGCGACTTTAACATTGGCGTTAATAGCAGCTTGATTTAAATATTTTTCAAGAATGTTTGAATTTTTAGGTTCAACTTCTCTCGGTTGAGCGTCATTAGCTTTTGGAGGTTCATAGTTAGAAACCGGCTTAGCTCCGACTGCATTTGAGTTTACATTTAAATATTGATTCATTATGTTAGTCATTATTTCTTTTCTCCAGCGTAGACGTCTTCATTTTTCATTTTACCAAAGAACTGTTGAGCGAGCAATGTAGTTCCAACTAAGGCAATACCTGCAATGCCGAAAGTCTTCATCCATTTATTTGTGTTGAAAGCATTGTTTGCAGCTTTGTTGACCATATCTTCGATAGAAGAACCTACAAGAATATGTCGCCAAGAGCTATTTGCAGATTGGTTAACACCGTTTAAAACATGGTGCGGTTTGTACCAGTAGTCAGAATTTGCAACTTTGTCAATGAATTCTTTTCTATATGAGTCAAAGTTTTGTAGAATATTTTTTTCGTCAAGTACGGTTTTAGTTGCACTATCAACAGGTTGACCAAACATAACATCAATAACACCTTTATATGCTGCTGGTCCTACGTTATTTAATTTTTCTGTGTAGTCTGTTATTTTGTATGAAAGCATTGCTTCTACAGATTTTTTGGTCGCAATTTTTGTGTATTCAGCAACTGTCATTCCGCTTTTTTGTAGTTCGGCAATGGATTTAGGGATAAGTCCATCAGCTTTGTCAAAAATGTTTAGCATTGATTTTAATAGAGCAGAGCCCACTTCATCAGTTTTTTTAGCCGCAGTATCGGCAAATGTATGAAAATCTATTTTTTTTGCGTTATATTGCTCAGCTAATTCTCTGATGCCACTAATAAGTTCTTCGCTTACTTCATTCTCAAGTTTTGGAACATCTGCATTTTTGAAAAGTTTTCGGATATTATCCAAGTCGAGGCTTTCTTTTCCTGATTTAATGTTCTCTAAATTTTTAGCCAATGTACCTTTTAATTCATTATTGATATGACCATTCATTTCATTTTCTATGATAGAACGCAAGTTTGGAGAATCAAAATTTTGTTCCAACCAACCAATTTTGCCTGGGTGAAGGCCATTATTGTCGATAATATTTTTTAGCTCAGTATTGAGCATATCTTTTTTCTTTTGAACTAATTCAACCAGATTTTCACTACCGTATTGAGCTAGAAGTTGCTTGTCAAAAGTTCCGTCAGCCATTCTTTTATATAAATCCATAGTTTGAACCATACGGTACATAGAAGCTCTTGCTCCCATAATTCTTGAATCTACGTATGATTTTGCAGAATGTTTTGCAGAACCTGCAAGTGTTTGAGATAAGCCTTCTTCAAATTTTCTTGCTGCATAGTCAGCATTCCAAGCTTCACCTGATTTTGCTTCTTTAAATCCTGTAATTTTGCCTGTAAAGAATTGTGCAATATTAGAGAAGCCTTCTTTTTGGAAGCTTTTTGCTGTTGGGTTGTATATTGTATCAACCGCAGTGCCTATTTTATCTTGAAGCCCTTTTGATAATTGTTTGTCGTATTCTGCTATTGATTCAGAAAGTTCACTCATTGCCTTTTTGTATTGTTCAGGGTTTTCAGCTAATTTTTTAAGCTTTGTATCAATCAAAGCGACTGATTGGTTATTGCCAAGT
It encodes:
- the smc gene encoding chromosome segregation protein SMC encodes the protein MYIKELEVDNFKSFASDVTIPFLKGFTTISGPNGSGKSNIIDSVLFALGLSTSRTLRAEKLFHLISTHTNRNEAYVRVSFGAEKDDEEELKIARRIRKSNQGFNSIYYLNDKITTLSDIHSKLEKYNITPNSYNVMMQGDVTSITNCSANDRRKIIDEIAGVADFDRRIEQASNELETVEQRVEKSTIILNEITTRIEQLAQEREVALKYQKLKQEKNALESQITTVKYFDIKRSIEKVHESILDCNKKKKEEEFSLKELQKKLASVQTKYDEIAELVKTNGEAEQIETKKQVEELKGQIERKTTASNYADKNIHDNLRTIENAKNGIENLKNKINATNSKIEAKKAEIKDIENNIKSQENELNRILQEASGLTQTAEQHIEKRNSLRKTLEKLKDDELNIQKESIPLETELSNAKREIEDSKNLINEFNDFSANFAGNKDKLELQVKELSQELEDYKIVQQNVMYELDKTKNETNDLGYNIQMAYRKISQLEAQKNAYEEINLGRAIETVLNAKLDGVHAPLLQLGKVDKEYSTALEIAMGGRMKNIVVDDEHVAKVAIDILKSARAGSATFLPLNKIRKAPSSLRLPKDKGVVDFAINLIDFDDEYLDAFYHALGETLVVEDYECARKLIGHYRMVTLDGSLFEKSGSITGGSRAQTGLKFSQNQNDELDTFKKRLKDFEKNYAELEAKKKELEVKQEKVRVDYSNSLNTLNGAKMELSNLIKNSEENDKKIVEREALIKNLQPKTIELEKKLDSFESKLIEINEKTLQTEEEIKEIESKMSEGELAKLKEMTESVENSIKKYQSKVLSCQNDINDLNREIDFSNDVIKTKEEQIESLLKDNKKLEEDKVQYIQDIKVLESKIKELNSKIQELGEKLVKLQTERDAVQTELLELEKQKNVYTSDLEKMAEQIEAFKSRRRELDPALNEIEKELKEAGIETSSLTPVDISTEEITSKIQRLQRRMEEMEPVNMRAITAYDEVIGRQEELKNKIETLAKERTEILERMTGYEDLKKKTFLETYDDISVNFKDIFSQLSDGHGSLVLENPDNPFLGGLTIEAATRDKKAQRLESMSGGEKSLTALAFVFSIQRHLPAPFYAFDEVDMHLDGINVEKLAEMIKKQSNDAQFIVVSLRKPMIESANRTIGVTQKEKGKTKVTGVKLRD
- a CDS encoding PilT/PilU family type 4a pilus ATPase, whose protein sequence is MAKFDIIRFLKEAVEKGASDIHLRTDEPPALRKDSKIFKTNLEPLSESDMFAIIDTLLPVSIKNKAFEVFDLDFAYEIKGVSRFRVNLSRELGRMSMVIRVISYEILSFDELNLPKSIENFSHLTNGIVLITGPTGSGKSTTIASLLDYINEHYQKHIITIEDPVEYIYTDKKSIFTQRQIEIDTASFPDGVKYALRQDPDVILIGEIRDRETMQSALKASETGHLVFATLHTNDAVQTVNRIVNFFDPQDRDFVRKQLAETLKGTVAQKLLPKKDAKGRVPACEVLVVTPTVKDFIIKDEVDKIYELVKKGSFNDMITLNMSLFSMISNGVITREDGLYASDNQNELEQYLRGAFHGTNFNPRSNL
- the recO gene encoding DNA repair protein RecO produces the protein MAQNFVTDAINLRSYNLSEADKIVVMYSKEKGLIKGVAKGTKKPTSKLGARMDMLVANKLMLHKGKNLDTICQAEALNTFLNLRQDMDKLFYSMYCSEIVNNFGIENDPNSFEVYDLFYNFLNTLAATTKKEDILLSVLRFQLKMMYLSGYSLELDSCSKCGEKLGEENLYFAFEHGGLICSNCRSTSVNAIKFHYKIKDFLKTLQSLDFNQKTRYDDLATERICDFCFNLLKKHIEYHSPKKFKTTGILEGIK
- the deoC gene encoding deoxyribose-phosphate aldolase — encoded protein: MNLAEYIEHTLLKPDATNEDLKKLFEEAKNHKFKGVCVNPVNVKMAKSYLNATNVEVVTVVGFPLGASLPEVKAFEAKKAIEDGADEIDMVISIQGVKNKDWDFVKKDIEAVRSATIGHILKVILETDLLDEDEIIKACEVAIDAKADFVKTSTGFVKNGVGAKVDDVQIMSNVVSAKGLQVKASGGIRDKEKAIALIEAGAVRLGTSSGVKINS